A DNA window from Desulfobacterales bacterium contains the following coding sequences:
- a CDS encoding acyl-CoA dehydratase activase, whose product MTEAITSLGICLGASTVSIVQLKQVTGPSTGGDAQQRPRPLLIESALYPHEGDPKRTLLKAFENLNVSSFDRIAATGRKFRKFVNLTSISEPEAVEYAYQFVKPAGIDCPAIISAGGETFMVYVLDQTGSISNVITGNKCASGTGEFFLQQLRRMNVSLDEAAQWASIASPHHVSGRCSVFCKSDCTHATNKGVPKSQVTAGLCKMMANKILELLKKVERRNLLLVGGTARNNMMVDYLNQDIPGLIVPGEAPYFEALGAALWALEHETAAVQGAKNLFHSEITSFDTLPPLNDYTAEVEFKTIEKGQARPGDTCIFGLDVGSTTTKAVLLRKSDDAILASVYLRTNGDPVGASRRCYESILAQIKTQVDAAQLSIIGLGICGSGRQIAGLHALSDGVINEIIAHATAAVYFDAQVDTIFEIGGQDAKYTYITNGVPSDYAMNEACSAGTGSFLEESAYETLGVAMEKIADAALQGKHPPNFNDQCAAFIASDIKNAIHEGVRHEDIVAGLVYSICMNYSNRVKGNRPVGEKVFMQGGVCYNKAVPLAMASLIGKPIVVPPEPGLMGAFGVALAVKNRIDTGLMPTDQFNLETLANRSVTYGKSFVCKGGKEKCDRRCDIAMIQVEGKKYPFGGACNRYYNLRHNVKYDVGKLDLVRVRQQLIFEKYGAAKPADVGRKQRGTIGFNRSFLINTYYPLYSNFFAQLGYAVVLPSQASQEGIDQRNAPFCYPVELAHGFFYSLIENQSPPDFIFLPHFKAVPNDANAGEDSHSQVCPLVQGETFYLQTTFRKRLGQLAEKGTKLLSPLVDLSLGIAEAKKPLVASAMQMGIKRKEAEAAFEIAMRRQLDCMAEMQTIGQNAMAELEADPEKFAVVIFSRPYNGYADEAHMGIPYKFASRGILVIPLDFLKISKERSKRHMYWGMGKLMMKAGRLVKRHPQLFGTYITNFSCGPDSFVVGYFREIMGRKPSLTLELDSHTADAGLETRVEAFLDIVQAYRQLVTQKKINQRPQIFRPAQITSQNGAANIVTSSGETLPMTDPRVTVLLASMGKLSSEAFAAVLRGSGFQAEAHRPSDEAVLKLGRANTSCKECLPLILTTGTLLSYINNGKRDDEVVVYFFATGTGPCRFGQYYIFMEDLIKRLEIPDVALFTLSSEDGYMGMDKDFETRGWWSVVVSDVMEDIRSMILANAVETKKAMELFENEWQALLTALEDGDFSVLEHQLKHTARHLQQLSMKKPFESVPKITLSGEIFVRRDALSRQYITERLAEKGFATVCSPVAEWLLYCNYMVDQGLSPDNMNILEKLRFKIRNKFQARYERRIKSILNQSGLVHAEPIDIDTFIKNASAYISKNLPGEAVLTVGGSLTEIVTQSCGVIAIGPFGCMPNRLSEAILNETMTREEKLATEPANQQLKAVLTDVEQLPFLAIESDGSPFPQLIDAKLETFCLRAERLHNRIQHYPYKPGQH is encoded by the coding sequence ATGACTGAAGCAATAACATCTTTGGGAATCTGTTTGGGGGCATCAACTGTATCGATTGTCCAGTTAAAGCAGGTCACAGGGCCATCGACAGGTGGCGATGCGCAACAGCGACCCAGACCGTTGCTCATTGAATCCGCCCTGTATCCCCACGAAGGCGATCCCAAGCGTACATTGTTAAAAGCTTTTGAAAACCTGAATGTTAGCTCATTTGACCGCATCGCGGCCACCGGTCGCAAATTCCGCAAATTTGTAAATCTGACCTCCATATCCGAACCTGAAGCCGTCGAATATGCGTATCAATTTGTTAAACCGGCAGGTATTGATTGTCCGGCAATCATTTCCGCCGGTGGTGAGACGTTTATGGTCTATGTTCTGGATCAGACCGGCAGCATATCAAACGTGATCACCGGCAACAAATGTGCATCGGGCACCGGTGAATTCTTTCTGCAGCAACTGCGGCGCATGAATGTGTCTTTGGATGAAGCTGCCCAGTGGGCGTCGATAGCGTCGCCCCACCACGTTTCGGGTCGCTGTTCGGTGTTCTGTAAATCGGATTGCACTCACGCCACCAATAAGGGGGTTCCAAAATCCCAGGTCACCGCCGGATTGTGCAAAATGATGGCCAATAAAATTTTGGAACTTTTAAAAAAGGTCGAGCGGCGCAACTTATTGCTGGTCGGCGGCACCGCCCGCAACAACATGATGGTCGATTATCTCAACCAGGATATCCCCGGGCTAATCGTACCGGGTGAAGCTCCTTATTTTGAAGCGCTGGGGGCCGCACTCTGGGCACTTGAACATGAAACCGCCGCTGTTCAAGGTGCAAAGAATTTATTTCATTCTGAAATCACGTCATTTGATACCTTACCACCGTTAAACGATTACACCGCTGAGGTTGAATTTAAAACCATCGAAAAAGGGCAGGCTCGCCCCGGTGATACCTGTATTTTTGGGCTGGATGTCGGCTCCACCACCACCAAGGCCGTTCTTTTGCGCAAATCAGATGATGCCATATTGGCCTCGGTTTATTTGCGCACCAACGGCGATCCGGTGGGTGCGTCCCGGCGCTGCTACGAATCTATTTTGGCACAAATCAAGACGCAGGTGGACGCTGCGCAGCTGTCGATAATCGGTCTGGGTATATGCGGCTCAGGCCGGCAGATCGCCGGATTACATGCGCTTAGCGATGGGGTCATCAATGAGATTATCGCGCATGCCACTGCGGCGGTATACTTTGACGCGCAGGTGGACACCATTTTTGAAATCGGCGGTCAAGATGCCAAATACACCTATATCACCAATGGGGTGCCGTCCGATTATGCCATGAACGAGGCTTGCTCGGCCGGAACCGGTTCTTTTTTGGAGGAATCGGCCTATGAAACCCTTGGGGTTGCGATGGAAAAAATCGCCGATGCGGCCTTACAAGGAAAGCACCCGCCGAATTTTAACGATCAGTGCGCCGCCTTTATTGCCTCTGATATTAAAAACGCCATCCATGAGGGCGTGCGACACGAAGACATTGTTGCCGGTCTGGTTTATTCCATCTGCATGAATTATTCAAATCGCGTCAAAGGCAACCGACCGGTAGGTGAAAAAGTATTTATGCAGGGTGGGGTCTGTTACAACAAAGCGGTGCCACTGGCGATGGCGTCCTTGATCGGCAAGCCCATCGTCGTTCCGCCGGAGCCCGGGCTTATGGGCGCATTTGGTGTGGCCCTGGCTGTCAAAAATCGAATCGATACCGGACTGATGCCCACAGACCAATTCAATCTGGAAACGCTGGCAAACCGAAGCGTTACCTACGGGAAATCATTTGTTTGTAAAGGCGGAAAGGAAAAATGCGACCGCCGGTGCGACATTGCCATGATTCAGGTTGAAGGCAAAAAGTATCCGTTTGGTGGCGCCTGCAACCGCTACTACAACCTGCGTCACAATGTAAAATATGACGTCGGAAAATTGGACCTGGTACGCGTCCGCCAGCAGCTCATATTTGAGAAATACGGTGCAGCCAAACCAGCGGATGTGGGCCGCAAACAGCGGGGGACCATTGGCTTCAACCGCAGCTTTTTGATCAACACTTACTATCCGCTGTATTCCAATTTTTTCGCCCAACTGGGATATGCGGTTGTGCTGCCGTCGCAAGCCTCACAGGAGGGTATTGACCAGCGTAACGCGCCATTTTGCTATCCGGTGGAACTGGCCCACGGGTTTTTCTATTCGCTGATCGAAAACCAATCGCCACCCGATTTTATTTTTTTACCCCATTTTAAGGCGGTACCCAACGATGCGAACGCCGGGGAAGATTCGCACTCCCAGGTGTGCCCGCTGGTTCAGGGGGAAACCTTTTACCTGCAAACCACCTTCCGCAAGAGACTGGGACAGCTTGCCGAAAAGGGAACCAAGCTTTTGAGTCCTTTGGTCGATCTTTCACTGGGCATCGCCGAAGCCAAAAAGCCGTTGGTTGCCTCTGCCATGCAAATGGGCATCAAACGCAAGGAAGCTGAAGCTGCGTTTGAAATCGCCATGCGCAGACAATTGGATTGTATGGCGGAAATGCAGACCATCGGGCAAAACGCCATGGCCGAACTGGAGGCGGATCCGGAAAAATTCGCCGTGGTGATTTTTTCGCGCCCCTATAATGGCTACGCCGATGAGGCCCATATGGGCATCCCGTATAAATTTGCCTCCAGGGGTATTCTGGTGATACCGCTTGATTTCCTAAAAATCAGCAAAGAACGATCCAAGCGACATATGTACTGGGGCATGGGCAAACTGATGATGAAAGCCGGTCGGCTGGTCAAACGCCACCCCCAGCTGTTTGGTACTTACATCACCAATTTTTCCTGCGGGCCGGATTCATTTGTCGTCGGGTATTTCCGCGAAATTATGGGCCGTAAGCCCTCCCTGACCCTTGAGTTGGACAGCCACACAGCAGATGCGGGGCTGGAAACCCGGGTTGAAGCGTTTTTGGATATTGTTCAGGCCTACCGACAGTTGGTCACCCAGAAAAAAATCAATCAACGACCGCAAATTTTTCGTCCAGCCCAAATCACAAGTCAAAATGGAGCGGCCAATATAGTGACATCTTCCGGTGAAACTTTACCGATGACCGATCCGCGGGTCACCGTTTTACTGGCATCAATGGGCAAGCTGTCTTCTGAGGCATTTGCCGCCGTTTTGAGAGGTTCTGGCTTTCAGGCCGAGGCGCATCGCCCCTCTGACGAAGCCGTTTTGAAACTGGGTCGCGCCAATACCTCCTGCAAGGAATGTCTGCCCCTGATTCTGACCACCGGCACGCTGTTGAGCTATATCAATAACGGCAAACGCGATGATGAGGTTGTGGTTTATTTTTTTGCCACCGGCACCGGGCCATGTCGATTCGGGCAATACTATATTTTTATGGAAGATCTCATCAAACGGCTTGAAATACCGGATGTGGCATTGTTTACCCTGAGTTCTGAAGATGGGTATATGGGGATGGACAAGGATTTCGAAACACGGGGATGGTGGTCGGTGGTTGTTTCCGATGTCATGGAAGACATTCGCTCGATGATTCTGGCCAATGCGGTTGAAACCAAAAAAGCCATGGAACTCTTTGAAAACGAATGGCAGGCGCTCCTAACTGCACTGGAAGATGGAGACTTTTCGGTTCTCGAACACCAATTAAAGCACACTGCCAGGCATCTGCAGCAGTTATCTATGAAAAAACCGTTTGAAAGCGTCCCTAAAATCACGCTCTCCGGTGAAATATTTGTGCGGCGGGATGCGCTTTCGCGTCAATACATCACAGAGCGTCTGGCTGAAAAAGGTTTTGCCACCGTCTGTTCACCGGTTGCCGAGTGGCTGTTATATTGCAATTACATGGTCGATCAGGGGCTGAGTCCTGACAATATGAACATATTGGAAAAATTAAGATTTAAAATTCGCAACAAATTTCAGGCCCGCTATGAAAGGCGAATCAAATCGATATTGAACCAATCCGGCCTGGTGCACGCCGAGCCTATCGATATCGATACCTTCATCAAAAATGCCTCGGCTTATATATCCAAAAACCTTCCGGGTGAAGCGGTACTGACGGTAGGTGGTTCCCTAACCGAAATTGTTACACAATCCTGCGGTGTCATTGCCATTGGCCCGTTTGGCTGCATGCCCAACCGGTTGTCGGAAGCCATATTAAACGAAACCATGACCCGTGAAGAAAAACTGGCAACAGAACCGGCCAACCAGCAGCTGAAAGCCGTTCTGACCGATGTCGAACAGCTTCCGTTTCTGGCAATCGAAAGCGATGGTTCCCCTTTTCCACAACTCATCGACGCCAAACTGGAGACGTTTTGTTTACGGGCCGAACGACTGCACAACCGCATTCAGCATTACCCGTACAAGCCCGGTCAGCATTAA
- a CDS encoding SagB/ThcOx family dehydrogenase encodes MRPAFIRVATQMAVVVWLTLNPYAPGRGESMSPASPTQTIQLPAARSDGDISVEKALQSRRSVRSYKKDPLSLAEISQLVWSAQGVTHPRGFRTAPSAGALYPLELYVIAGRVKDLPAAIYKYRPDQHALVNIISGDKRSEISRAALRQGAIKKAPVVLLFCAVYARTTDKYGRRGLRYVHMEVGHAAQNVSLQAIALGLQTAVIGAFRDEAVKEIARLPVDEQPLYLLPVGR; translated from the coding sequence ATGCGTCCGGCTTTTATCAGGGTTGCGACCCAGATGGCAGTGGTTGTGTGGCTGACCTTAAACCCGTATGCACCCGGGAGAGGTGAATCCATGTCGCCGGCAAGTCCGACTCAGACGATTCAGTTGCCCGCAGCGCGCAGCGATGGAGATATCTCGGTCGAAAAGGCCCTGCAAAGCCGAAGATCGGTGCGCTCGTACAAGAAGGACCCCCTGAGTCTTGCCGAAATTTCCCAGCTCGTGTGGTCCGCCCAGGGAGTAACCCATCCGCGCGGTTTCCGGACGGCACCTTCGGCCGGAGCCCTTTATCCGCTGGAGCTCTATGTCATTGCCGGCCGGGTCAAAGACCTTCCCGCCGCCATATATAAATACCGCCCCGACCAACATGCACTGGTCAATATTATCTCCGGCGACAAGCGATCAGAGATCAGTCGTGCGGCTCTGCGCCAAGGGGCCATCAAAAAAGCACCCGTCGTCTTGCTGTTTTGTGCCGTTTATGCGCGCACCACCGATAAATACGGCCGACGCGGTCTGCGCTACGTCCACATGGAAGTTGGCCATGCGGCCCAAAACGTAAGCTTGCAGGCAATCGCGTTGGGGCTTCAGACAGCAGTGATCGGTGCTTTTAGGGATGAGGCGGTCAAAGAAATCGCCCGATTGCCCGTTGATGAACAGCCGTTGTACTTGCTGCCCGTCGGGCGGTAA
- a CDS encoding MFS transporter translates to MADSKHEDVVLKKNRKAIWGWALYDWANSAFATTVMAGFFPIFFKQYWSYGSDVNVSTAQLGFGNSIASLIVALMAPVMGAIADKGSAKKKFLVFFAYLGVLMAAALFMVQRGQWGWAIFIYAMGIIGFSGANVFYDALLPDIVGEEKIDYVSGLGFSMGYLGGGLLFLINVLMTLRPHTFGLPDAAAAVRFSFLSVALWWGLFTFFTIFWVPEKKGTATDKSDENILAAGFRQFVGTFKKIRHLKVVFTFLLAYWFYIDGVDTIIRMAVDYGLSLGFDSNDLIIALLLVQFIGFPAALVFGTLGERWSVRKSIYLAIALYMGITVWGAMMTDKIEFYILAIAIGLVQGGIQALSRSYYSRLIPKNKAAEYYGFYNMLGKFAVILGPILIGTVGLTARRLLMPPSPTPEQIIAVGQMASRWGIASILILFIAGAVLFYFVDEEKGREQAALLEAD, encoded by the coding sequence ATGGCTGATAGCAAACACGAAGATGTTGTCTTGAAAAAGAACCGCAAGGCAATCTGGGGCTGGGCTCTGTATGACTGGGCCAATTCTGCGTTCGCTACCACAGTGATGGCCGGATTTTTTCCCATTTTTTTTAAACAGTATTGGAGCTACGGTTCAGATGTGAATGTCAGCACCGCCCAGTTGGGATTTGGTAATTCCATCGCTAGTTTGATTGTCGCCCTGATGGCCCCCGTTATGGGGGCCATAGCCGATAAGGGATCGGCTAAGAAAAAATTTCTGGTTTTTTTTGCCTATCTGGGCGTTTTGATGGCAGCTGCCCTGTTTATGGTCCAGAGGGGACAGTGGGGCTGGGCCATTTTCATCTACGCCATGGGCATCATCGGCTTTTCCGGTGCCAACGTTTTTTACGATGCCCTGCTGCCGGATATTGTGGGCGAAGAAAAAATCGACTATGTCTCTGGTCTGGGGTTTTCCATGGGGTATCTTGGTGGGGGTCTGCTGTTTTTGATCAACGTACTGATGACATTGAGACCCCACACCTTCGGACTACCCGATGCCGCTGCCGCTGTGCGGTTTTCATTTTTATCGGTGGCTTTGTGGTGGGGTCTGTTTACTTTTTTTACCATATTCTGGGTGCCGGAGAAAAAAGGCACCGCTACGGATAAAAGCGATGAAAATATTCTCGCCGCAGGTTTCCGCCAATTTGTCGGAACATTTAAAAAAATTCGCCACCTCAAAGTGGTTTTTACCTTTCTGCTGGCCTATTGGTTTTATATCGACGGTGTGGATACCATTATTCGCATGGCTGTGGATTATGGCCTCTCTCTGGGTTTTGATTCCAATGATTTAATCATCGCGCTGTTACTCGTCCAGTTTATCGGATTCCCAGCGGCCCTGGTCTTCGGCACGTTGGGAGAGCGTTGGAGCGTTCGCAAATCCATCTATCTTGCCATTGCGCTTTATATGGGCATTACGGTGTGGGGCGCGATGATGACCGATAAAATCGAATTCTACATCCTGGCTATTGCCATCGGTCTGGTGCAAGGCGGTATCCAAGCCCTCAGCCGATCGTATTATTCACGTCTGATTCCTAAGAACAAAGCTGCCGAATATTACGGCTTCTATAATATGCTGGGCAAATTTGCTGTTATTTTGGGACCGATTTTAATAGGCACAGTCGGATTGACCGCCAGACGATTGCTGATGCCGCCCTCACCAACACCCGAGCAGATCATTGCCGTTGGCCAAATGGCATCTCGTTGGGGCATCGCCTCCATTCTAATTTTGTTTATCGCCGGTGCGGTGCTTTTTTATTTTGTCGATGAGGAAAAGGGGCGGGAGCAGGCAGCCCTGCTGGAAGCCGACTAA
- a CDS encoding glycerophosphodiester phosphodiesterase family protein yields MKILPTLETTIRHALDRFYARWPQRTPPDECLRRCKIISHRGDYDNRVIFENTLAAFDRARESNVWGIELDLRWTKDLQPVILHDTNLRRVFGTDLNIHQATLAEIKSKCPMVPSLAELVPRYSPQMHLMIEIKAEEYPDRARQNRILKELLAPLQPVEDYHLLTMTPQMFNLIDCVPRNAFLPVAHLNFSQLSKLAIEQNYSGVAGHYALLTRSRLKKHKIFMQHLATGYVNSKYCLFRELNRGVEWVFSDNAVELQKTVNRLIGQR; encoded by the coding sequence ATGAAGATTCTGCCAACTTTAGAGACCACCATTCGCCACGCACTGGACCGGTTTTATGCCCGTTGGCCGCAGCGTACTCCTCCCGATGAATGTCTGCGAAGGTGTAAAATTATTTCCCATCGCGGCGATTACGATAATCGGGTCATTTTTGAAAACACCTTGGCGGCATTTGACCGTGCCAGAGAGAGCAACGTTTGGGGAATCGAGCTTGATTTGCGCTGGACAAAGGATCTTCAACCGGTCATCCTGCATGATACGAACCTGCGCAGGGTGTTCGGCACCGATCTGAACATCCATCAGGCCACCCTGGCTGAAATTAAATCCAAGTGCCCTATGGTCCCGTCATTGGCCGAACTGGTCCCCAGGTATAGCCCCCAAATGCATCTGATGATTGAGATCAAAGCCGAGGAATATCCGGACCGGGCCCGCCAGAACCGGATTCTAAAAGAGTTGCTGGCCCCCTTGCAGCCAGTGGAAGACTATCACCTGCTTACCATGACACCACAGATGTTTAACCTCATCGATTGTGTCCCCCGAAACGCCTTTTTACCGGTTGCGCATCTTAATTTTTCACAACTGAGCAAACTGGCCATAGAACAAAATTACAGCGGGGTCGCCGGGCATTATGCCCTGCTGACCCGCTCGCGCCTTAAAAAGCATAAAATCTTCATGCAGCATCTGGCGACCGGTTATGTCAACTCCAAATACTGCTTATTTCGTGAGCTGAATCGGGGTGTCGAATGGGTTTTTTCCGACAATGCCGTGGAACTTCAAAAGACCGTCAATCGGTTGATAGGTCAAAGGTAG
- a CDS encoding CDP-alcohol phosphatidyltransferase family protein, whose translation MTKREHISQKITALFVYGRPPLVFAGLICAIAVMWTQSPIMYTIGVLFLFIAMSFDLVDGWFAARFELHPPLAQLADRLMDKLVYSIIFPLLAVGVMWRVHFSSPDPTRGEMLHAILVLLLAVTVLVRDNFAHFMRGFAIRNDQELEYKEFTRLRTIVAAPVGALLYAYAFYVPEGPPSNIYFWISWLGNLPLRGLLFIEIIFLIINFASIAGYVRKYGRLCLDDLCLGDEQMRRRILAFLPNTLTLMNAGMGLLAVFFAYQGRIREASLFLIGAALFDKLDGAVARRLGLTEPLDDEKPKEGISFGSLLDDISDAVSFCIAPAWIFYITLSGHPDPVLQKLPLGWIAWSYALLGIGRLVYFTLDKSPIPGFFKGMPTPAAALLVMSGLIIFSQVVNDSSEWVRFWGVSSAGLVIVAALLMNAYPVRYLHLGRFMSRHPWFGRGSLMVIFSVFTPYYGQASLIYMLLYTLSPLVTWRIDPEIAARETRTKPAIP comes from the coding sequence ATGACCAAAAGAGAACATATTTCACAAAAGATAACGGCACTCTTTGTTTACGGACGACCACCGCTGGTGTTTGCCGGCTTAATTTGCGCCATTGCGGTTATGTGGACCCAAAGTCCGATTATGTATACGATCGGTGTGCTGTTTTTGTTCATTGCCATGAGCTTTGACCTGGTTGATGGCTGGTTTGCGGCACGTTTTGAGCTTCACCCACCCTTAGCGCAGCTGGCCGACCGCTTGATGGATAAACTGGTCTACTCGATTATCTTTCCGTTGTTGGCTGTTGGCGTCATGTGGCGCGTCCACTTCAGTTCACCGGATCCCACCCGGGGAGAGATGCTGCATGCCATCCTGGTGTTATTACTGGCGGTAACCGTTTTGGTTCGGGACAATTTCGCCCATTTTATGCGCGGTTTTGCCATCCGCAATGACCAGGAACTCGAATACAAAGAATTTACCCGCCTGCGGACGATTGTCGCTGCACCGGTGGGGGCCTTGCTTTATGCCTATGCGTTTTATGTGCCCGAAGGACCACCTTCGAATATATATTTCTGGATATCGTGGCTGGGAAATCTGCCGTTGCGGGGTTTGTTGTTTATCGAAATCATTTTTTTGATTATCAACTTTGCCTCGATTGCCGGTTATGTTCGCAAATACGGCCGACTGTGTCTGGACGATTTGTGTCTAGGAGATGAGCAGATGCGCCGTCGCATTCTGGCCTTCCTTCCCAATACGTTGACCCTGATGAATGCCGGCATGGGGCTGCTGGCGGTATTTTTTGCATACCAGGGACGCATCCGAGAAGCATCGCTGTTTCTGATCGGCGCGGCGCTGTTTGACAAGCTCGACGGCGCCGTTGCCCGCAGACTGGGTCTGACAGAACCTTTAGATGACGAAAAACCAAAAGAGGGCATCAGCTTTGGGAGTTTGCTCGACGACATTTCAGATGCAGTCAGTTTTTGTATCGCTCCGGCCTGGATTTTTTATATCACCCTATCCGGCCATCCAGATCCGGTCCTGCAAAAACTGCCCCTGGGCTGGATTGCATGGTCGTATGCATTGCTGGGCATTGGACGCCTGGTTTATTTTACGCTGGATAAATCACCGATTCCCGGGTTTTTCAAGGGTATGCCGACGCCGGCAGCCGCTTTGCTGGTGATGTCGGGTCTGATTATTTTTAGCCAGGTCGTCAATGACAGCTCCGAATGGGTTCGCTTCTGGGGTGTTTCTAGCGCTGGGTTGGTCATCGTGGCCGCCCTCCTAATGAATGCCTATCCAGTGCGATATCTGCATCTGGGTCGTTTCATGAGTCGGCATCCCTGGTTTGGGCGCGGATCACTGATGGTTATCTTCTCCGTATTCACACCCTATTATGGTCAGGCCAGCCTGATCTATATGCTGCTTTACACCCTTTCCCCCCTGGTCACCTGGCGTATCGATCCGGAAATCGCTGCCCGGGAGACCCGCACCAAACCGGCTATACCATAA
- a CDS encoding efflux transporter outer membrane subunit has protein sequence MTPRLILIGILGVLLNTLIGCINLGPHYQRPDVNIDMPEFFQNDTLKSDVDAVIADRWWQDFNDPELNRLVEEVLVYNWDLKQAAARILEARAQFVQVSADRWPQVNVDYEWDKRRFGGVNVGRGRTITTHQLTFLALFEIDLWSRLAKASRATWNDILADEANRRTVAQTLVAETINLYLQIEAFERRLQIAADSITAFQRSLQFVEIRYRRGLVSALDVRQARRVLAGAQVRVPELQQQLGITQQQLAILLGRYPETSPARTQPQDYYRQPAPVPTGLASSLLLKRPDIRAAELRLRALNEQIGAAKADRFPQITLTGSYGWNSDGKDRLLKSDSVIWNFTRGVVQPIMNADRLKARQRGVEAQYEQAVSDYANTVLNAFAEVEGALLTRKKQLERREREVVFLEEARATQRVAQNRYIKGLIQYLDVLDAQQTRFTAEDNLAQVDLNILTNRVNLHRALGGSWAVPEPIQLQPDGYFFDFETEDTVLP, from the coding sequence ATGACACCCCGTTTGATTCTGATCGGCATACTGGGCGTATTGCTCAACACGTTGATCGGGTGCATTAATTTGGGTCCGCATTATCAGCGCCCCGATGTCAACATTGATATGCCGGAATTTTTTCAGAACGATACGTTAAAATCCGACGTCGATGCGGTGATTGCCGATCGATGGTGGCAGGATTTCAATGATCCCGAACTCAACCGGCTGGTTGAGGAGGTCCTGGTGTATAACTGGGACTTGAAGCAGGCCGCGGCCCGCATACTGGAAGCCCGGGCGCAGTTTGTTCAGGTAAGTGCCGACCGCTGGCCCCAGGTCAATGTTGATTATGAATGGGATAAACGTCGTTTCGGGGGGGTTAATGTCGGGCGCGGTCGCACGATTACCACCCACCAGCTAACCTTTTTGGCTCTGTTTGAAATCGACCTGTGGAGCCGCCTGGCCAAGGCCTCCAGGGCAACCTGGAATGATATCCTGGCTGATGAGGCCAATCGACGAACGGTTGCCCAGACCCTTGTGGCGGAAACCATCAACCTGTATCTGCAAATTGAAGCCTTTGAGCGGCGTCTGCAGATTGCCGCCGATAGCATCACTGCTTTCCAGCGCAGTTTACAGTTTGTCGAAATCCGTTATCGTCGTGGCCTGGTCTCTGCTCTGGACGTTCGCCAGGCGCGGCGCGTCCTGGCCGGTGCCCAGGTTCGTGTCCCCGAATTGCAGCAACAACTGGGGATCACCCAACAGCAGCTGGCGATCTTACTGGGTCGTTATCCCGAAACTTCACCGGCACGAACCCAGCCCCAGGACTACTATCGTCAGCCGGCGCCGGTGCCGACCGGTCTGGCGTCCAGCCTGCTGCTCAAACGGCCCGATATTCGTGCTGCCGAACTGCGGCTACGGGCCTTAAACGAGCAGATCGGCGCTGCCAAGGCGGATCGCTTTCCGCAAATTACCCTTACCGGCAGTTACGGCTGGAATTCAGATGGTAAAGACCGGCTGCTAAAAAGCGACAGCGTGATCTGGAATTTCACCCGGGGTGTCGTGCAACCGATCATGAATGCCGACCGCCTCAAAGCCCGCCAGCGCGGTGTCGAAGCCCAGTATGAGCAAGCGGTTTCAGATTATGCCAACACCGTTTTAAATGCCTTTGCCGAGGTGGAAGGTGCGCTGTTGACCCGTAAAAAGCAATTGGAGCGCCGGGAGCGCGAGGTGGTATTTCTGGAGGAGGCCCGGGCGACTCAGCGGGTGGCTCAAAACCGCTATATCAAGGGGTTGATTCAATACTTGGACGTGCTGGATGCCCAGCAGACGCGGTTTACCGCTGAAGACAATCTGGCCCAGGTGGATTTGAATATTTTAACCAACCGCGTTAATCTGCACCGCGCCCTGGGGGGCAGCTGGGCCGTGCCGGAGCCGATTCAATTGCAGCCGGATGGCTATTTCTTTGACTTTGAAACCGAAGATACTGTGCTGCCATAA